TGTAGCCGCCACCCTGACTCGTGCCCATCGCGATGCCGAGCACGCCGTTTTTGCCAATCGCCATTGAGCCCGCCAGCGCCGTCACTTCGCCGTCGTTAATGACTTCCAACGGCGCATTCCATTCCTCTGCGATGCGCAAAAACATGCCGCGCACTTTCGCCTCAAAATCCTCCGGACTCACGCCGCGAAAGAGCGAGGCCCATGTCACGCGATTGTGCGAGTAGCAACCCGCCGCACTTCCGCCGATGGCATCTACCCGGGGCAAATGCTCCGCCGCGCGCTTGAGCGAATCCATAATGCCTTCGTAATGATAATCCGGGTTCGGCTCGAAATAGGGATCCCAAACAATTTCTTCGCTGAACTTCACCTCACCATCAATCACCGCCGCCGCCTTGCGATCACTGCCGCCGAGATCAAACCCAATCCGGCAACCATCCAGGTGTCTTCCAATCGGACGGGCACCGGATTTCTCCGCAGGCAATTCCGTGCACCCCAACACTTCAATTGCGCGCCCATTGTTTTTGACGCCAATGACATCGTCATCAAATTTGCCAAACGCATTCGTCCGATAATATTCCTGCAACCGCGCCACATAACTTTCCGCGCCGCATAAATGAATCCGCCAACCGCCCCGTTGCCACAGCAAAAATTTCACCAACCGCTCCAGATGCCGAAAATTATTTCCCGCCAACGTGTGGTCCTCGGAAAACAACACCGTCCGTGAATGAAATACCGATCCATCCGCCTGCTCCAGCGCGATGCCAACCTCTGCCGCCGCGCCACTATCGCGGGCCGCCGCTTCAAAGGCACGATTCACCAGCACCGCCGGGCGAAAGGTGGGGTGCAATTCAGGAACAAACTTCGGTTCGGGCAATAAATTAGAACTACTCATTTTTTGGGGTGCGCATCCTCTGTTGTTTTGCCAGCCATTGCAAGGCTGCGGACGGGATGATTTCGTGGCCGCCCTGAAAAATGGTCACCCGTGCCGAGCCGGAATGCCGCCGGAAAAGCACGCGCTTTGCGCCATACGTTTTATCGGTCGGCAACGCATATTCGAGCGAAGCGGGCACTTTAGCCGTGCGAGTGAATTCAGAAATCTGTTTCGCGCTCAATCGATCCTTCACCGCCGCCACCAAATTAAACGCGTCCAGCGTGTGACTAATCGGCACGCTTCCGGTATGGCCATCGTCGATCCCCGCGTTGATGTCCAGCGCCACCCCCCTCGCGTGTGCGAGATAAGTGACCGGCGAGCGTTTCATAGCTTCCGCCGCTGCTTCCGATCCCGGCACGGGTTTGCCGCCGATGGATGTTTCGATTTCGCGCGCATATTTCAATTTGCGTTTTGACGTTTGCGCGTGCCACTGGGCTAAATCCAATATCGGCACCCACGCCGACACACCCGCCCAAACTTCCGGCGCCCGCCCCGCCATCAACAACGCCGCATAACCACCACCCGAGGCACCCAGCAAATAAACCCGTGTTTCATCCACCGCCCCGTTTTTCTTGGCAAACTCCACCGCGCTAAGGATATCTTTGACCACTAATTCCGATCCCGTCGCCTCCCGCCTGCGATTCGGCCCGCGAAAATTCGGGTGGATAAAATTCCATTTCTTCTCAATACACCATTTGCCGTAGAGCGAATTATTCTGCCGATAGTTGCTCGACCACGAATGCAGCCCCACCAACAACGGCCGAGGCTCGCCCCGCACGGTGGGCGCATAAAACAGCGCGGGCTGCTTTGTGTTATCGGCCTTGCTGAGATAGTTAATTTCCCGAATCTCCTGCGGCCAGCCCTTCGGCGCGGCGGAAACCGAAACGGCATACAACAATAAAACGAAAGCAGTTCTCATGCGCCCAGTGTGGCACGCCCAACCTGAGGCAAAAGAAAAATCGGCGGAACGGCAGGGACATGCTACGCACGTTCCCACCAATGAGCTTCCGTCCTTCATCACTTCCCATTATCATCCCGTCGTGACGCGCATTCGCATTGCAGCATCGGAAGAAATCGAGGAAGGGAAAACAATCACGTTTTCCTTCACGCGCGATGACCGCCCGCAGGAAGGCTTCGTCGGCCGTTTCAAAGGCAAACTCTTTGCGTACGAAAACACCTGCCGTCACATCCCCATCACGCTCGACTACGGCGACAACCGCTTCTTCGATTCCAAGGGCAAAACCCTCATCTGCCAAACCCACGGCGCCGTTTATGAACCCGACACCGGCCTCTGCACGCGCGGTCCCTGCGCCGGGGCCAGTTTGTTTGCGCTGGAAATTGTTGAGGAGGACGGCGCGGTTTGGTTTAAAGAAGAATCAAGCTAACACGCCCTTCACCACTTTACCGTGCACATCAGTCAGCCGATATTTGCGGCCTTGGAATCGGTAGAATAATCGTTCGTGGTCGAAACCGAGTTGGTGGAGAATCGTGGCTTGGAGGTCGTGGACGTGCACTTTGTCTTCGGCGATTTTGAAGCCAAGCTCGTCGCTGGCGCCGTGGGTGATACCGCCTTTCACGCCGCCGCCGGCCATCCATTGGGTGTACACATCCGGATAATGATCGCGCCCGAGCACCTTGCTTTTGGCCGTGCGCCCTTCGCGGAAGGGCGTGCGGCCGAACTCGCCGCCCCACACGATGAGCGTGTCATCAAAGAGCCCCCGCTGCTTGAGGTCCTTAATCAACGCGGCGATGGGCTTATCCATTGTTTTGCATTTGTTACGCAGACCCTCGCCGAGGC
This window of the Limisphaerales bacterium genome carries:
- a CDS encoding ROK family protein, with amino-acid sequence MSSSNLLPEPKFVPELHPTFRPAVLVNRAFEAAARDSGAAAEVGIALEQADGSVFHSRTVLFSEDHTLAGNNFRHLERLVKFLLWQRGGWRIHLCGAESYVARLQEYYRTNAFGKFDDDVIGVKNNGRAIEVLGCTELPAEKSGARPIGRHLDGCRIGFDLGGSDRKAAAVIDGEVKFSEEIVWDPYFEPNPDYHYEGIMDSLKRAAEHLPRVDAIGGSAAGCYSHNRVTWASLFRGVSPEDFEAKVRGMFLRIAEEWNAPLEVINDGEVTALAGSMAIGKNGVLGIAMGTSQGGGYIDMDGNLTPWLSELAFAPIDLHPEAPADEWSGDLGCGAQYFSQQAVGRLLPASGIEYDAGLSLPEQLKKVQAAMDTGDERALKIYDAIGIYLGYSLAHYAEFYDFEYVLLLGRVTSGPGGEHIIARSKEVMAAEFPELAERIKFHIPDEMEKRHGQAIAAASLPKIG
- a CDS encoding prolyl oligopeptidase family serine peptidase → MRTAFVLLLYAVSVSAAPKGWPQEIREINYLSKADNTKQPALFYAPTVRGEPRPLLVGLHSWSSNYRQNNSLYGKWCIEKKWNFIHPNFRGPNRRREATGSELVVKDILSAVEFAKKNGAVDETRVYLLGASGGGYAALLMAGRAPEVWAGVSAWVPILDLAQWHAQTSKRKLKYAREIETSIGGKPVPGSEAAAEAMKRSPVTYLAHARGVALDINAGIDDGHTGSVPISHTLDAFNLVAAVKDRLSAKQISEFTRTAKVPASLEYALPTDKTYGAKRVLFRRHSGSARVTIFQGGHEIIPSAALQWLAKQQRMRTPKNE
- a CDS encoding Rieske 2Fe-2S domain-containing protein yields the protein MTRIRIAASEEIEEGKTITFSFTRDDRPQEGFVGRFKGKLFAYENTCRHIPITLDYGDNRFFDSKGKTLICQTHGAVYEPDTGLCTRGPCAGASLFALEIVEEDGAVWFKEESS